In the genome of Pseudomonas sp. P5_109, one region contains:
- a CDS encoding FAD/NAD(P)-binding oxidoreductase, whose translation MNDQHWGPSISADIVVIGGGTAGIGFVASLLKRSPHLNITVIEPSARHFYQPAWTLVGGGAYNVENTVRPMASVMPRGAHWLQAAVMGIDPDKRQLTLADERTVSYQNLIVCPGLRLAWEKIEGLEETLGQHGVTSNYSYRHATYTWDQVQKLRGGKVLFTQPAMPIKCAGAPQKALYLSCDHWNKSGVLNNIDVEFNLAGAALFGVATFVPPLMKYIEKYNARLAFNSNLVKVDGPAKTAWFDVRDADGNVTRQAKTFDLLHVVPPQLAPDFVARSPLADAAGWCEVDPHSLQHPRYPEVFALGDICGTSNAKTAAAVRKQIVVVAENLLALRTLQPLPLKYDGYGSCPLTVEKGKVILAEFGYAGKLLPTFPLDPTTPRRSAWWLKATLLPWFYWNGMLKGREWLTRLSRVD comes from the coding sequence ATGAACGATCAACACTGGGGCCCATCCATCAGTGCAGATATCGTGGTCATCGGCGGCGGCACGGCAGGCATCGGCTTTGTCGCCAGCCTGCTCAAGCGTAGCCCGCACCTGAACATCACTGTGATCGAGCCCAGCGCCCGGCATTTCTACCAACCAGCCTGGACGCTGGTCGGCGGTGGTGCCTACAACGTGGAAAACACCGTGCGGCCGATGGCGTCGGTGATGCCGCGCGGGGCCCACTGGCTGCAGGCTGCCGTGATGGGCATCGACCCCGACAAGCGCCAACTCACGCTCGCGGACGAACGCACGGTCAGCTATCAAAACCTGATCGTCTGCCCCGGCCTGCGCCTGGCCTGGGAGAAAATCGAAGGCTTGGAGGAAACCCTCGGCCAGCACGGCGTGACCTCCAACTACAGCTACCGGCACGCGACCTACACCTGGGATCAGGTGCAGAAACTGCGCGGCGGCAAGGTGCTGTTCACCCAGCCGGCCATGCCGATCAAATGTGCGGGAGCGCCACAAAAGGCGCTGTACCTGTCCTGCGATCACTGGAACAAGAGCGGCGTGCTGAACAACATTGACGTCGAATTCAATCTTGCGGGCGCGGCACTGTTCGGTGTGGCGACCTTTGTCCCGCCGCTGATGAAGTACATCGAGAAATACAACGCCCGGTTGGCGTTCAACTCGAACCTGGTCAAGGTCGACGGCCCGGCAAAAACCGCATGGTTCGACGTCAGGGACGCCGATGGCAATGTCACCCGCCAGGCAAAAACCTTTGACCTGCTGCACGTCGTGCCGCCTCAGCTGGCCCCGGATTTCGTCGCCCGCAGTCCGCTGGCCGATGCCGCTGGCTGGTGCGAGGTCGACCCGCACAGCTTGCAGCATCCGCGTTATCCGGAGGTCTTCGCGCTGGGTGATATCTGCGGCACCAGCAATGCAAAAACCGCCGCGGCGGTGCGCAAGCAGATCGTGGTGGTGGCCGAGAACCTGCTGGCGTTGCGCACGCTGCAACCACTGCCGCTGAAGTACGACGGCTACGGCTCCTGCCCGCTGACGGTGGAGAAGGGCAAGGTGATCCTCGCCGAGTTCGGTTACGCCGGCAAATTGCTGCCGACCTTTCCCCTTGACCCGACGACACCGCGCCGCTCGGCGTGGTGGCTGAAGGCGACACTGCTACCGTGGTTCTACTGGAACGGTATGCTCAAGGGCCGTGAGTGGCTGACGCGTTTGTCCAGGGTCGACTGA
- a CDS encoding 3-methyl-2-oxobutanoate dehydrogenase (2-methylpropanoyl-transferring) subunit alpha, producing MTQAYEPLRLHVPEPSGRPGCKTDFSYLHLTDAGTVRKPPIDVEPADTADLARGLIRVLDDQGNALGAWAENVPVEILRKGMRAMLKTRIYDNRMVVAQRQKKMSFYMQSLGEEAIGSAQALALNIDDMCFPTYRQQSILMARDVPLVDLICQLLSNERDPLKGRQLPIMYSVKESGFFTISGNLATQFIQGVGWGMASAIKGDTKIASAWIGDGATAESDFHTALTFAHVYRAPVILNVVNNQWAISTFQAIAGGEATTFAGRGVGCGIASLRVDGNDFYAVYAASAWAAERARRGLGPTMIEWVTYRAGPHSTSDDPSKYRPADDWSHFPLGDPIARLKQHLIKVGQWSEEEHAAVSAELEAEVIAAQKEAEQYGTLAGGQIPSAATMFEDVYKEMPEHLKRQRQELGI from the coding sequence ATGACCCAAGCGTATGAACCGCTGCGCCTGCACGTCCCCGAACCCTCGGGCCGTCCCGGCTGTAAAACCGACTTCTCCTACCTGCATCTGACCGATGCCGGCACGGTGCGCAAACCCCCAATCGACGTTGAACCGGCTGACACGGCTGACCTGGCCCGTGGCCTGATTCGCGTGCTCGACGACCAGGGCAATGCCCTTGGGGCGTGGGCCGAAAACGTGCCGGTAGAGATCCTGCGCAAGGGCATGCGCGCCATGCTCAAGACCCGCATCTACGACAACCGCATGGTCGTCGCCCAGCGTCAGAAAAAGATGTCGTTCTACATGCAGAGCCTCGGCGAAGAAGCCATCGGCAGTGCCCAGGCCCTGGCCCTGAACATCGACGACATGTGCTTCCCGACCTACCGCCAGCAAAGCATCCTGATGGCCCGCGACGTACCGCTGGTCGACCTGATCTGCCAGCTGCTGTCCAACGAGCGCGATCCGCTCAAGGGACGTCAGTTGCCAATCATGTACTCGGTCAAGGAGTCCGGTTTCTTCACCATCTCCGGCAACCTCGCCACCCAGTTCATCCAGGGTGTGGGCTGGGGCATGGCCTCGGCGATCAAGGGCGACACCAAAATTGCCTCGGCCTGGATCGGCGACGGCGCTACCGCCGAATCGGACTTCCACACCGCCCTGACGTTCGCCCACGTGTACCGTGCGCCAGTGATCCTCAACGTGGTCAACAACCAGTGGGCAATCTCCACCTTCCAGGCGATTGCCGGTGGTGAAGCGACCACCTTCGCCGGTCGTGGCGTCGGTTGCGGCATTGCCTCCCTGCGGGTCGACGGCAACGACTTCTACGCTGTTTATGCCGCTTCCGCCTGGGCCGCCGAACGTGCCCGCCGCGGTCTGGGCCCGACCATGATCGAATGGGTCACCTACCGCGCCGGCCCGCACTCGACCTCCGATGATCCGTCGAAATACCGCCCTGCCGATGACTGGAGCCACTTCCCGCTGGGCGATCCGATCGCGCGGCTCAAGCAGCACCTGATCAAGGTCGGCCAGTGGTCCGAAGAGGAACACGCCGCCGTCAGCGCCGAGCTGGAAGCCGAAGTGATCGCCGCACAGAAAGAAGCCGAGCAATACGGCACCCTCGCCGGCGGCCAGATTCCAAGCGCCGCGACCATGTTCGAAGATGTCTACAAAGAGATGCCGGAGCACTTGAAGCGCCAGCGCCAAGAGTTGGGGATCTGA
- a CDS encoding alpha-ketoacid dehydrogenase subunit beta: MNDHNNTIELSTETAMTTTTMTMIQALRSAMDVMLERDDNVVVFGQDVGYFGGVFRCTEGLQNKYGTSRVFDAPISESGIVGVAVGMGAYGLRPVAEIQFADYVYPASDQIISEAARLRYRSAGEFTAPMTLRMPCGGGIYGGQTHSQSIEAMFTQVCGLRTVMPSNPYDAKGLLIASIENDDPVIFLEPKRLYNGPFDGHHDRPVTPWSKHPAAQVPDGYYTVPLDVAAITRPGKDVTVLTYGTTVYVSQVAAEESGVDAEVIDLRSLWPLDLETIVKSVKKTGRCVVVHEATRTCGFGAELVALVQEHCFHHLEAPIERVTGWDTPYPHAQEWAYFPGPSRVGAALKRVMEV; the protein is encoded by the coding sequence ATGAACGATCACAACAACACTATCGAGCTAAGCACGGAAACCGCCATGACCACGACCACCATGACCATGATCCAGGCCCTGCGCTCGGCCATGGATGTGATGCTTGAACGTGACGACAACGTCGTGGTCTTCGGCCAGGATGTGGGCTACTTCGGCGGCGTGTTCCGCTGCACCGAAGGCCTGCAGAACAAGTACGGCACCTCGCGGGTGTTCGACGCGCCGATCTCCGAAAGCGGCATCGTCGGAGTCGCCGTGGGCATGGGCGCCTACGGACTGCGGCCGGTCGCCGAGATCCAGTTCGCCGACTACGTGTACCCGGCCTCCGACCAGATCATTTCCGAAGCTGCCCGCCTGCGTTATCGCTCGGCCGGCGAGTTCACTGCCCCGATGACCCTGCGCATGCCTTGTGGCGGCGGCATCTACGGTGGCCAGACCCACAGCCAGAGCATCGAGGCGATGTTCACCCAGGTCTGCGGCTTGCGCACGGTGATGCCGTCCAACCCGTACGACGCCAAGGGCCTGTTGATCGCTTCCATCGAAAACGATGACCCGGTGATCTTCCTTGAGCCGAAACGCCTGTACAACGGCCCGTTCGACGGTCACCACGACCGCCCGGTAACCCCGTGGTCGAAACACCCCGCCGCGCAAGTGCCGGACGGTTACTACACCGTGCCGCTGGATGTCGCCGCGATCACCCGTCCGGGCAAGGACGTGACCGTGCTGACCTACGGCACCACGGTCTACGTCTCGCAAGTCGCTGCCGAAGAATCCGGCGTCGATGCGGAAGTCATCGACCTGCGCAGCCTGTGGCCGCTGGACCTGGAAACCATTGTCAAATCCGTGAAGAAAACCGGCCGCTGCGTCGTGGTTCACGAAGCCACCCGCACCTGCGGTTTCGGCGCCGAACTGGTGGCGCTGGTGCAAGAGCATTGCTTCCACCACCTGGAAGCGCCGATCGAACGCGTCACCGGTTGGGACACCCCTTACCCGCACGCGCAAGAGTGGGCGTATTTCCCAGGGCCGTCCCGAGTGGGCGCGGCGTTGAAACGGGTCATGGAGGTCTGA
- a CDS encoding MBL fold metallo-hydrolase, whose amino-acid sequence MPALIEAFLDPASSTYSYVVYEANGGQCAIVDPVLDYDGAAGRTATTQADKIIAFVRAHRLQVQWLLETHAHADHLSAAPYLRGELGGKIAIGESISKVQDVFKALFNLEPAFRVDGSQFDQLFAPNESFMIGNLKATALHVPGHTPADMAYLIDGDVILVGDTMFMPDVGSARCDFPGGNANQMFASIQKLLAFPASVRLYVCHDYPPEGRAPECMTTVGEQRKHNIHVRDGIDENAFVEMRTRRDAGLGMPTLLLPAIQVNVRAGNLPPAEDNGVTYLKIPINQL is encoded by the coding sequence ATGCCCGCGCTGATTGAAGCTTTCCTCGACCCCGCCTCCTCGACCTACAGCTACGTGGTCTACGAGGCTAATGGCGGGCAGTGTGCGATTGTCGACCCCGTGCTCGACTACGACGGTGCGGCCGGGCGTACCGCGACCACCCAGGCTGACAAAATCATCGCCTTCGTCCGTGCCCACAGACTGCAAGTGCAATGGCTGCTGGAAACCCACGCCCATGCCGATCACCTGTCCGCCGCGCCGTATCTGCGCGGGGAATTGGGCGGCAAGATCGCCATTGGCGAGTCGATCAGCAAGGTCCAGGACGTGTTCAAGGCGCTGTTCAATCTGGAGCCCGCCTTTCGCGTCGACGGTTCGCAGTTCGATCAGCTCTTCGCCCCCAACGAATCGTTCATGATCGGCAACCTCAAGGCGACCGCCCTGCACGTGCCCGGCCATACTCCGGCGGACATGGCCTACCTGATCGACGGAGATGTGATTCTGGTGGGCGATACGATGTTCATGCCCGACGTCGGCTCTGCCCGCTGCGATTTCCCCGGCGGCAACGCCAACCAGATGTTCGCGTCGATCCAGAAATTGCTGGCTTTCCCCGCCAGCGTGCGCCTGTACGTTTGCCACGACTACCCGCCCGAAGGACGCGCTCCCGAATGCATGACCACCGTCGGTGAACAGCGCAAACACAACATTCACGTACGCGACGGTATCGACGAAAACGCCTTCGTGGAAATGCGCACCCGGCGCGATGCGGGGTTGGGGATGCCGACACTGCTGCTGCCGGCGATCCAGGTGAATGTGCGGGCGGGGAATTTGCCGCCGGCGGAAGACAATGGTGTGACTTACTTGAAGATTCCGATCAATCAGTTGTGA
- the bkdR gene encoding Bkd operon transcriptional regulator BkdR: MRKLDRTDIGILNSLQENARITNADLARSVNLSPTPCFNRVKAMEELGVIREQVTLLDADLLGLHVNVFIHVSLEKQVEEALQHFEEAISDRPEVMECYLMAGDPDYLIRVLVPTIQSLERFMMDFLTKVPGVANIRSSFALKQVRYKTALPLPANGLTLDK; this comes from the coding sequence ATGCGCAAACTGGACCGTACCGATATCGGCATTCTCAACAGCCTTCAGGAGAACGCACGCATCACCAACGCCGATCTCGCGCGTTCGGTGAACCTGTCGCCGACGCCGTGTTTCAACCGGGTCAAGGCCATGGAAGAACTGGGGGTGATTCGCGAGCAAGTGACGCTGCTGGATGCCGACCTGCTGGGTTTGCATGTGAACGTGTTCATTCACGTCAGCCTGGAGAAGCAGGTGGAGGAGGCGTTGCAGCATTTCGAAGAAGCGATTTCCGATCGCCCCGAGGTGATGGAGTGCTATTTGATGGCCGGCGACCCGGACTACTTGATCCGGGTTCTGGTGCCGACGATCCAGTCGCTGGAGCGTTTCATGATGGACTTTCTGACCAAAGTGCCGGGGGTGGCGAACATCCGGTCGAGTTTTGCGCTCAAACAGGTGCGCTATAAAACGGCGCTGCCATTGCCGGCCAATGGGTTGACGCTGGATAAATAA
- a CDS encoding sulfite exporter TauE/SafE family protein gives MLLASLFGVVMGLVLGLTGAGGGILAVPALVLGLGWSMTQAAPVALFAVGSAAAVGAIDGLRHGLVRYRAALLIAALGAVFSPVGIYFAHQLPEKILMILFSLLMVMVAWRMLRRERKDEGPSDHGHANWGQKNCMLDQQTGRFSWTAKCTATLAALGAVTGVVSGLLGVGGGFLIVPAFKQLTDVQMRGIIATSLMVISLISAIGVIGAFHAGVRIDGLGIAFIVSSIVGMIIGRKLCARVPARALQVGFASICFVVAAYMLIKASD, from the coding sequence ATGTTGCTGGCAAGTCTGTTTGGCGTAGTGATGGGGTTGGTGCTCGGCTTGACCGGCGCCGGCGGCGGTATCCTTGCGGTCCCGGCGCTGGTATTGGGGTTGGGCTGGAGCATGACCCAGGCCGCTCCGGTGGCGTTGTTTGCGGTGGGCAGCGCGGCAGCGGTCGGCGCCATCGATGGCTTGCGTCATGGCCTGGTGCGTTATCGCGCGGCGTTGTTGATCGCTGCGCTCGGTGCGGTGTTTTCGCCGGTGGGTATTTATTTCGCCCATCAGTTGCCGGAAAAGATCCTGATGATCCTGTTCAGCCTGCTGATGGTCATGGTGGCCTGGCGGATGTTGCGTCGTGAGCGCAAGGATGAAGGCCCGAGCGACCACGGCCACGCCAACTGGGGCCAGAAGAACTGCATGCTCGATCAGCAGACCGGACGCTTTTCCTGGACCGCCAAATGCACCGCGACCCTCGCCGCACTCGGGGCGGTGACCGGCGTGGTCTCTGGATTGCTGGGGGTGGGCGGCGGCTTTCTGATCGTCCCGGCGTTCAAGCAACTGACCGATGTGCAGATGCGCGGGATCATCGCCACCTCGCTGATGGTGATCAGCCTGATTTCCGCCATCGGGGTGATCGGCGCATTCCATGCCGGGGTGCGCATCGATGGTTTGGGCATTGCCTTCATCGTCTCCAGCATCGTCGGCATGATCATCGGCCGCAAGCTCTGTGCCCGTGTGCCGGCACGGGCGTTGCAGGTCGGGTTCGCCAGCATTTGCTTCGTGGTCGCCGCCTACATGCTGATAAAAGCCAGCGATTGA
- a CDS encoding ArsR/SmtB family transcription factor gives MQSSLNECEVAQLRASASKACALLKALANEDRLLILCQLTQGERNVGELEKMTGVRQPTLSQQLGILRDEGLVATRREGKYIFYGLASHEVIQVMKTLSGLYCGAVLKSWVQP, from the coding sequence ATGCAATCCAGTCTGAACGAATGTGAAGTCGCTCAACTGCGCGCTTCGGCCTCCAAGGCATGCGCGCTGCTCAAGGCCCTGGCCAATGAGGATCGCCTGTTGATCCTGTGCCAGCTCACCCAGGGTGAGCGCAACGTGGGCGAGCTGGAGAAAATGACCGGCGTGCGCCAACCGACCCTGTCCCAGCAGTTGGGCATCCTGCGCGATGAGGGATTGGTCGCGACCCGTCGTGAAGGCAAGTATATTTTTTACGGTCTCGCCAGCCATGAAGTGATCCAGGTGATGAAAACCCTCTCCGGGCTGTATTGCGGGGCGGTGCTTAAAAGCTGGGTACAACCTTGA
- a CDS encoding porin, with amino-acid sequence MHNNKNVTHRFLPALIASLSALGLSQVARADIMLYDKDQTTFSTDGYINAFYVNSDVDRTGDQFDRRQARVKMGFLPNYLGFNMGKQVDDLKLGARASFWVTINDSQTNGTDTAIDVRQFYGTVANPEWGEVLIGKDFGLFARSNILLDEMLAGYGQVSDTLGLVDGGGVSFGNIGTGYPYPFPTSQITYRTPVMDGLRVAVGIMDPVDTNDSSPTGKAYQENPRTESEVTYQFDLAGAKIYSWVNGSYQTSDNTDSTVETVTSKGVGYGVQAKMGGLSLTGSGFQAKGINPFFTNNAGEPTLRNVDSDGYLLQGSYKLGKNRLALSYGKTNDDGNGVVGSGADYETRGIALFHDVNDNLKLVAEYNQFEINGHDTNEQNENTDTFAVGAVLTW; translated from the coding sequence ATGCACAACAATAAGAACGTCACGCATCGTTTTCTGCCTGCCTTGATCGCCAGCCTGTCTGCCCTTGGCCTGAGCCAGGTGGCCCGGGCGGATATCATGCTGTACGACAAGGACCAGACCACGTTCTCCACCGACGGCTACATCAACGCCTTCTACGTGAACAGCGATGTCGACCGCACCGGCGATCAGTTCGACCGTCGACAGGCGCGGGTCAAGATGGGCTTCTTGCCCAACTACCTGGGGTTCAACATGGGCAAGCAGGTAGACGATCTCAAGCTCGGCGCCCGTGCCTCGTTCTGGGTCACCATCAACGACAGCCAAACCAACGGCACCGACACCGCCATTGATGTGCGGCAGTTCTATGGCACCGTGGCCAACCCGGAATGGGGCGAAGTGCTGATCGGCAAGGACTTCGGGCTGTTCGCCCGTTCCAACATCCTGCTCGACGAAATGCTCGCCGGTTATGGTCAGGTCAGCGATACGTTGGGGCTGGTGGATGGCGGCGGGGTGTCGTTCGGCAACATCGGCACCGGTTATCCGTATCCGTTCCCAACCTCGCAGATCACCTATCGCACCCCGGTGATGGACGGTCTGCGCGTGGCGGTCGGCATCATGGACCCGGTGGACACCAACGACAGCAGCCCGACGGGCAAGGCCTATCAGGAAAACCCGCGTACCGAGAGCGAAGTCACCTATCAGTTCGACCTGGCCGGGGCAAAGATCTATAGCTGGGTCAACGGCAGCTACCAGACCTCGGACAACACCGATTCCACGGTCGAGACCGTCACCTCCAAAGGTGTCGGTTATGGCGTGCAGGCGAAGATGGGCGGCTTGTCCCTCACCGGGTCCGGCTTCCAGGCCAAGGGCATCAACCCGTTTTTCACCAACAATGCCGGCGAGCCGACCTTGCGTAACGTCGACAGCGACGGCTACCTGTTGCAGGGCTCCTACAAACTGGGCAAGAACCGCCTGGCCTTGTCCTACGGTAAGACCAATGACGATGGCAACGGCGTGGTCGGGAGTGGCGCGGACTACGAGACCCGCGGCATCGCGTTGTTCCATGACGTGAACGACAACCTCAAGCTGGTGGCCGAGTACAACCAGTTCGAAATCAACGGCCACGACACTAACGAGCAGAACGAAAACACCGACACCTTTGCCGTGGGTGCGGTATTGACCTGGTAA
- the lpdA gene encoding dihydrolipoyl dehydrogenase, whose amino-acid sequence MQTLNTTLLIIGGGPGGYVTAIRAGQLGIPTILVEGQSLGGTCLNIGCIPSKALIHVAEQFHQTRHHHQLSPLGISVSAPTLDITKSVEWKDGIVDRLTTGVAALLKKNKVQVIQGWAKVVDGKTIDVGDTRILCEHLVLATGSKSVNLPILPIGGPIISSTEALAPTSVPKRLIVVGGGYIGLELGIAYRKLGAEVSVVEAQERILPAYDAELTQPVHDELRKLGVKLYLKHSVQGFDSEANTLQVLAPNGATLNLETDQVLVAVGRKPNTLGWNLEALNLDMNGSSIKIDHRCQTSMRNVYAIGDLSGEPMLAHRAMAQGEMVAELISGKSREFNPTAIAAVCFTDPELVVVGKTPDEANAAGLDCIVSSFPFAANGRAMTLESKSGFVRVVARRDNHVIVGWQAVGVGVSELSTAFAQSLEMGARLEDIGGTIHAHPTLGEAVQEAALRALGHALHL is encoded by the coding sequence ATGCAAACTTTGAACACCACGCTGCTGATCATCGGCGGCGGCCCTGGCGGCTATGTGACGGCGATCCGTGCCGGTCAGCTTGGCATCCCGACCATTCTGGTGGAAGGCCAATCGTTGGGCGGTACCTGCCTGAACATCGGCTGCATTCCGTCCAAGGCACTGATTCACGTCGCCGAGCAGTTTCATCAGACCCGGCACCACCATCAGCTTTCGCCCCTGGGCATCAGCGTTTCCGCGCCGACGCTGGACATCACCAAGAGCGTCGAATGGAAAGACGGCATCGTCGATCGCCTGACCACCGGCGTCGCGGCGCTGCTGAAAAAGAACAAGGTCCAGGTCATTCAAGGCTGGGCCAAGGTGGTTGACGGTAAAACCATCGATGTTGGCGACACGCGCATTCTGTGCGAGCACCTGGTGCTGGCCACCGGTTCGAAAAGCGTGAACCTGCCGATATTGCCGATTGGCGGGCCGATCATCTCGTCCACCGAAGCCCTGGCGCCGACCTCCGTGCCAAAACGACTGATCGTGGTCGGGGGTGGCTACATCGGCCTGGAGCTGGGTATTGCCTACCGCAAGCTCGGCGCCGAAGTCAGCGTGGTGGAAGCGCAGGAGCGCATCCTGCCGGCCTACGACGCCGAACTGACTCAACCGGTACACGACGAGCTGAGAAAACTCGGCGTGAAGCTTTACTTGAAACATAGCGTGCAAGGCTTTGATTCAGAAGCAAATACCTTGCAAGTACTGGCCCCGAACGGCGCGACCCTGAACCTGGAAACCGATCAAGTGCTGGTGGCCGTCGGTCGCAAGCCGAACACCCTGGGCTGGAACCTCGAAGCGCTGAACCTGGACATGAACGGTTCGTCGATCAAGATCGACCACCGCTGCCAGACCAGCATGCGCAACGTCTATGCCATCGGTGACCTGAGCGGCGAACCGATGCTCGCGCACCGGGCCATGGCCCAGGGCGAAATGGTCGCCGAGCTGATCAGCGGCAAATCCCGCGAGTTCAACCCGACCGCCATCGCCGCCGTGTGCTTCACCGACCCGGAACTGGTGGTGGTCGGCAAGACCCCGGACGAGGCCAACGCCGCGGGTCTGGACTGCATCGTGTCGAGCTTCCCGTTCGCCGCCAACGGCCGGGCCATGACCCTGGAGTCGAAAAGCGGCTTCGTGCGCGTGGTCGCCCGTCGCGACAATCATGTGATTGTCGGCTGGCAGGCGGTGGGCGTCGGCGTATCGGAGTTGTCGACCGCGTTTGCGCAAAGCCTGGAAATGGGCGCGCGGCTGGAAGACATCGGCGGCACCATCCATGCGCACCCGACGCTGGGTGAGGCGGTGCAGGAAGCGGCGCTGCGTGCATTGGGGCATGCGTTGCATCTGTGA
- a CDS encoding dihydrolipoamide acetyltransferase family protein: protein MGTHVIKMPDIGEGIAEVELSVWHVKVGDMVVEDQVLADVMTDKAMVDIPSPVHGKVIALGGQPGEVMAVGSVLISIEVEGAGNVKESAQPAPVKPAPVAAPKVEAVVESKPVAAPAPKAAVCQGPMVARAADERPLASPAVRKHALDLGIQLRLVRGSGPAGRVLHEDLDAYLAQGQSNASTVSSGYTQRTDEQQIPVIGMRRKIAQRMQDATQRAAHFSYVEEIDVTAVEELRAHLNEKHGATRGKLTLLPFLVRAMVVALRDFPQINARYDDEAQVITRLGAVHVGIATQADIGLMVPVVRHAEARSLWDNAAEISRLATAARNGKASRDELSGSSITLTSLGALGGIVSTPVLNLPEVAIVGVNKIVERPMVIKGQIVIRKMMNLSSSFDHRVVDGMDAALFIQAIRGLLEQPATLFVD, encoded by the coding sequence ATGGGCACGCACGTTATTAAAATGCCGGACATTGGTGAAGGCATTGCAGAAGTTGAATTGTCGGTATGGCACGTCAAGGTCGGCGACATGGTCGTCGAAGATCAGGTCCTGGCCGATGTGATGACGGATAAAGCGATGGTGGATATTCCGTCGCCGGTGCATGGCAAGGTCATCGCCCTTGGCGGCCAGCCAGGTGAAGTCATGGCGGTCGGCAGTGTGCTGATCAGCATTGAAGTCGAAGGCGCGGGCAACGTTAAGGAATCGGCGCAACCGGCCCCTGTGAAACCAGCGCCTGTCGCAGCGCCGAAAGTCGAAGCCGTGGTGGAAAGCAAACCGGTCGCCGCCCCAGCGCCGAAAGCTGCCGTATGCCAGGGCCCGATGGTCGCTCGCGCAGCCGATGAACGCCCACTGGCTTCCCCGGCCGTGCGCAAGCATGCCCTGGACCTGGGCATCCAGCTGCGTCTGGTGCGTGGCAGCGGCCCGGCCGGTCGCGTGCTGCATGAAGACCTCGACGCCTACCTGGCCCAGGGTCAGTCGAATGCATCGACGGTCAGCAGCGGCTACACCCAGCGCACCGACGAACAGCAGATCCCGGTGATCGGCATGCGTCGCAAGATTGCCCAGCGCATGCAGGACGCCACCCAGCGCGCCGCCCACTTCAGTTATGTCGAAGAAATCGACGTCACCGCCGTGGAAGAGCTGCGCGCGCACCTCAACGAAAAACACGGCGCGACCCGCGGCAAGCTGACCTTGCTGCCGTTCCTGGTCCGCGCGATGGTCGTCGCCCTGCGCGACTTCCCGCAGATCAACGCCCGCTACGACGACGAAGCCCAGGTCATCACCCGCCTCGGCGCGGTGCATGTCGGCATCGCCACCCAGGCCGACATCGGTTTGATGGTGCCGGTGGTGCGTCACGCCGAAGCCCGCAGCCTGTGGGACAACGCGGCGGAAATTTCCCGCTTGGCCACTGCCGCACGCAATGGCAAGGCCAGCCGCGATGAACTGTCCGGCTCGAGCATCACCCTGACCAGCCTTGGCGCCTTGGGCGGCATCGTCAGCACGCCGGTGCTGAACCTGCCGGAAGTAGCGATCGTCGGCGTGAACAAGATCGTCGAACGGCCAATGGTGATCAAAGGCCAGATCGTGATCCGCAAGATGATGAACCTCTCCAGCTCCTTCGATCACCGCGTGGTCGACGGCATGGACGCGGCGCTATTCATCCAGGCCATCCGTGGCCTGCTCGAACAACCCGCCACGCTCTTTGTTGATTAA